A genome region from Sphingomonas anseongensis includes the following:
- the hemA gene encoding 5-aminolevulinate synthase codes for MDYESIFKSAIGRLHQEGRYRVFIDIIRTKGSFPNAHCFGGNGPKPVTVWCSNDYLGMGQHPSVVEAMETALHEVGAGSGGTRNISGNTHYHVELEAELASLHGKEGALLFTSGYVSNEAALSTLGKLLPGCVIFSDELNHASMIAGIKNSGCEKRVFRHNDLDHLEQLLSECDADLPKLVAFESVYSMDGDIAPIAAICDLADKYGALTYLDEVHAVGMYGDRGGGISERDGVADRLTIIEGTLGKAFGVMGGYIAASRTIIDCIRSYAPGFIFTTSLSPVLVAGALASVRHLKASSTEREAQQAAAATLKKKFAAAGLPVMPSVTHIVPLLVGCPAKAKRISDVLLAEYGLYVQPINFPTVPRGTERLRFTPGPCHSVEMMDELTDALVEIWARLELELRKAA; via the coding sequence TTGGATTACGAAAGCATCTTCAAATCTGCGATCGGGCGGCTCCACCAGGAAGGCCGCTACCGTGTCTTCATCGACATTATCCGCACCAAGGGCTCCTTCCCGAACGCGCATTGCTTCGGCGGCAACGGTCCGAAACCGGTCACCGTCTGGTGCTCCAACGATTATCTCGGAATGGGTCAGCATCCTTCCGTCGTCGAGGCGATGGAAACCGCGCTTCACGAGGTTGGCGCAGGCTCCGGCGGAACCCGCAACATCAGCGGCAACACCCATTACCACGTCGAGCTTGAGGCCGAGCTAGCCTCGCTCCACGGCAAGGAGGGAGCGCTCCTGTTCACTTCAGGCTATGTGTCCAACGAAGCGGCTCTGTCGACCCTGGGCAAGCTCCTGCCGGGCTGCGTGATCTTCTCCGACGAGCTGAACCATGCGTCGATGATCGCGGGCATCAAGAATTCGGGCTGCGAGAAAAGAGTCTTCCGCCACAACGATCTCGACCATCTCGAGCAGCTGCTGTCGGAATGCGACGCGGACCTTCCGAAGCTGGTCGCATTCGAAAGCGTCTACTCGATGGACGGCGACATCGCCCCGATCGCTGCCATCTGCGACCTCGCCGACAAATATGGAGCGCTGACTTATCTGGACGAGGTTCACGCGGTCGGCATGTATGGTGATCGCGGAGGAGGGATTTCCGAGCGCGACGGAGTCGCCGACCGGCTGACCATCATCGAAGGGACTCTCGGGAAGGCATTCGGAGTCATGGGCGGCTATATCGCCGCGAGCCGGACGATCATCGACTGCATCCGAAGCTATGCGCCGGGGTTCATCTTCACCACGTCGCTGTCGCCGGTGCTTGTCGCGGGCGCGCTCGCAAGTGTCCGTCACCTCAAGGCTTCGTCGACAGAGCGCGAGGCGCAGCAGGCCGCGGCGGCCACGCTGAAGAAGAAATTCGCGGCCGCTGGGCTGCCAGTGATGCCAAGCGTCACGCACATTGTCCCGCTTCTTGTCGGCTGCCCGGCCAAGGCGAAGCGTATCAGCGACGTCCTGCTCGCCGAGTACGGGCTCTACGTCCAGCCGATCAATTTCCCGACCGTCCCGCGTGGGACTGAGCGGCTGCGCTTCACTCCGGGCCCCTGCCACAGCGTCGAGATGATGGACGAGCTCACCGACGCGCTGGTCGAGATCTGGGCCAGGCTCGAGCTGGAGCTTCGCAAGGCCGCCTGA
- the murI gene encoding glutamate racemase has product MNPDAPLLFFDSGVGGLSVLGPTRELLPTAPIIYAADSAAYPYGTKSEAEIASRVPALLGRLVERFQPRLVVIACNTACTIALDHVRSALDVPVVGTVPAIKPAAEMTKSGVIGVLGTEATVRQAYVDDLASQFASRCTVLRYGSPQLVSLAESKLAGERVSVDEVRSAALPLFEQGGADRMDVVVLACTHFPLLQDELAEAFPGRQWVDGGPGIARRVRYLTREQPWPAQYPGGIAVFTGVEPRQALLGTLAGYGLDEVRTL; this is encoded by the coding sequence ATGAACCCCGACGCGCCCCTCCTTTTCTTCGACTCCGGTGTCGGCGGACTGTCGGTTCTCGGTCCAACGCGCGAGCTGCTTCCAACCGCCCCCATCATTTATGCCGCCGACAGCGCAGCCTATCCCTATGGGACCAAGTCGGAGGCCGAGATCGCGTCGCGCGTTCCGGCGCTTCTCGGCCGGCTGGTCGAGCGCTTCCAACCGCGACTCGTGGTGATCGCGTGCAACACCGCGTGCACGATCGCGCTCGACCATGTGCGCTCGGCGCTCGACGTGCCCGTGGTCGGCACCGTCCCGGCGATCAAGCCTGCAGCCGAAATGACGAAGAGCGGAGTGATCGGAGTGCTTGGGACCGAGGCGACCGTCCGCCAGGCCTATGTCGACGATCTCGCCAGCCAGTTCGCGAGCCGGTGCACCGTGCTTCGCTACGGATCGCCCCAGCTCGTCTCGCTCGCAGAGTCGAAGCTGGCCGGCGAACGCGTTTCCGTGGACGAGGTCAGGAGTGCGGCGCTGCCGCTGTTCGAGCAGGGCGGCGCAGACCGGATGGACGTCGTCGTCCTTGCCTGCACGCATTTTCCGCTGCTCCAGGATGAGCTCGCCGAGGCGTTTCCGGGCCGGCAATGGGTCGACGGCGGTCCGGGGATCGCCCGCCGGGTGCGCTATCTCACCAGGGAGCAGCCCTGGCCGGCCCAATATCCGGGCGGGATCGCGGTCTTTACCGGCGTTGAGCCTCGCCAGGCCTTGCTCGGAACGCTCGCCGGATATGGCTTGGACGAGGTCCGCACGCTTTAG
- the plsY gene encoding glycerol-3-phosphate 1-O-acyltransferase PlsY — MMLALLLGYLLGSIPFGLLLTRFAGKGDIREIGSGNIGATNVLRSGSKGLAGATLVLDALKATAAVLIARALWPGSEAFAAAGALLGHLYPVWLKFRGGKGVATFLGLLIPLLWPAALVYALVWLAALLIFRISSVGGMTAAISAPVSAAVFGRQDLFPMMLGFTLLVLWRHHGNIARLRAGKEPRIGRRSG, encoded by the coding sequence ATGATGCTGGCGCTTCTGCTCGGCTATCTGCTCGGGTCGATCCCGTTCGGACTTCTTCTCACGCGCTTCGCCGGGAAGGGTGACATCCGCGAAATCGGCTCCGGCAACATCGGCGCCACCAACGTCCTCCGTTCCGGAAGCAAAGGCCTGGCCGGGGCGACGCTGGTGCTCGACGCGCTGAAGGCGACGGCGGCGGTACTGATCGCTCGGGCGCTGTGGCCCGGAAGCGAAGCCTTCGCGGCCGCCGGAGCGCTGCTCGGCCATCTCTATCCGGTCTGGCTGAAGTTCCGCGGCGGGAAGGGCGTCGCCACCTTCCTCGGCCTTCTGATCCCGTTGCTGTGGCCGGCAGCGCTCGTCTACGCGCTCGTTTGGCTTGCCGCACTGCTGATCTTCCGAATCTCCTCGGTCGGCGGAATGACGGCAGCCATCAGCGCTCCGGTCTCGGCTGCGGTGTTTGGCCGCCAGGACCTGTTTCCAATGATGCTCGGTTTCACGCTCCTGGTCCTGTGGCGCCACCACGGGAACATTGCCCGGCTTCGCGCCGGGAAGGAGCCGAGGATCGGGAGACGAAGTGGCTGA
- the dprA gene encoding DNA-processing protein DprA codes for MADDLIARIRLIRSPSIGPVTYRQLIARYGSAQAALEAIPDLARRGGGKPPRLVTVDDAERERARADKLGARYLVLGQGLYPALLAQLDDAPPLLIAKGDIGLLDKPAVAIVGARNASAAACRFARSLAHDVGQEGLVVVSGLARGIDSAAHDGALESGTIAVIAGGIDVFYPPENEARQRTLFERGLVVAEMPPGTEPRARHFPYRNRIIAGLALGTIVVEAAPRSGSLITARLAAEAGRDVMAVPGSPLDPRAQGCNQLIRDGATLIQNAADVVEAIQPARPRFASPRFDYEAAPAEQFDGEAVATVESLLGPSPVPVDEIIRLSGGASGAVQMALLELDLAGRIDRHAGGKVSLRAA; via the coding sequence GTGGCTGACGATCTTATCGCCCGGATCCGGCTCATCCGTTCACCGTCCATCGGGCCAGTAACATACCGCCAGCTGATCGCCCGTTACGGGTCGGCGCAAGCCGCTCTAGAGGCGATTCCGGATCTCGCCAGGCGCGGCGGAGGCAAGCCGCCCAGGCTGGTTACCGTTGACGACGCGGAGCGGGAACGGGCGCGGGCAGACAAGCTGGGTGCCCGTTACCTGGTGCTCGGCCAGGGTCTTTATCCGGCACTCCTGGCTCAGCTCGACGACGCTCCGCCCCTGCTGATCGCGAAGGGCGACATCGGCCTTCTCGACAAGCCGGCAGTTGCGATCGTCGGCGCACGCAACGCCTCCGCGGCCGCGTGCCGCTTCGCGCGCAGCCTGGCGCACGACGTGGGGCAGGAGGGGCTGGTCGTGGTCTCGGGCCTCGCCCGCGGGATCGATTCCGCCGCTCATGACGGCGCCCTCGAGTCCGGAACCATCGCCGTCATCGCGGGCGGCATCGACGTATTCTATCCGCCGGAGAACGAAGCGCGGCAGAGGACTTTGTTTGAGCGTGGCCTGGTGGTGGCGGAAATGCCGCCGGGAACCGAGCCGCGCGCCCGCCACTTCCCCTACCGGAACCGGATCATCGCCGGACTCGCGCTCGGGACGATAGTCGTCGAGGCCGCGCCGCGATCGGGTTCGCTGATCACCGCCCGCCTTGCCGCCGAGGCCGGACGCGACGTGATGGCCGTTCCAGGTTCGCCGCTCGATCCGCGCGCCCAAGGCTGCAACCAGCTGATCCGTGACGGCGCCACCTTGATCCAGAACGCTGCCGATGTGGTCGAGGCAATCCAGCCCGCACGGCCGAGGTTCGCTTCGCCCAGGTTCGACTATGAGGCCGCCCCTGCCGAGCAATTCGACGGTGAAGCTGTCGCGACCGTGGAATCGCTGCTCGGTCCCTCGCCGGTGCCGGTAGACGAGATCATCCGCCTGTCCGGCGGAGCTAGCGGAGCGGTGCAGATGGCGCTGCTCGAGCTCGACCTCGCTGGCCGGATCGACCGGCATGCAGGCGGAAAAGTGAGTTTACGAGCCGCTTGA
- the topA gene encoding type I DNA topoisomerase has translation MKLVVVESPAKAKTIEKYLGPGHRVLASYGHVRDLPAKDGSVDTDNGFAMEWQVSADRSKQLREITDEAKKADTLILATDPDREGEAISWHLAEVLRNKKALPATVQRVAFNAITKSAVTEAMAHPRELDVDLIDAYKARRALDYLVGFTLSPILWRKLPGAKSAGRVQSVALRLIVDREREIELFRPQEYWSVTASFEADGQGFTARLVEFDGQKIDRLTIGNQGDAERAKAAVEAGRFTVVSVETKPFSRNPPPPFTTSTLQQEAARKLGFAASHTMRVAQGLYEQGLITYMRTDGVDMAPEAISAARRAIADRYDAGYVPDKPRIYTTKAKNAQEAHEAIRPTDFSQRHAASGDHARLYELVYNRALASQMASARLERTTVELCDGAGRAALRATGQAVLFPGYLALYEEGRDEKAEDDESARMPVLREGDSPAKTGVEATQHFTQPPPRYSEASLVKRLEELGIGRPSTYASILQTLKDREYVRVEKARFVPEESGRLVTAFLERFFEKYVSYDYTAELEEELDDVSGGRLNWQKLLDEFWRDFRPKAGEVMEQKPSEITAALDEFLAPWLYPPREDGSDPRLCPQCGNGRLSLRGGKFGAFIACSNYPECKYTQKFGQAGGEGQAGDGPQDLGNGIELKSGRFGPYLERDGKRASVPKDVPLDTVTTDIAEQLLSLPREIGMHPESGKPIVASIGRYGPYLAHDGKYARLGSTAEVFETGMNAAVVKLAEAAAAAGARSGGAREPIAVLGAHPQSGKEIKVMAGRYGPYASDGTTHATLPKGTEPTSVALDQAVELIDARAAKGPAKKSRGGGRRKKKA, from the coding sequence TTGAAGCTCGTAGTCGTTGAATCGCCCGCCAAGGCGAAAACCATCGAAAAGTATCTAGGGCCGGGCCACCGCGTGCTCGCGTCCTACGGTCACGTTCGCGACCTTCCGGCGAAGGATGGCTCGGTCGACACCGACAATGGCTTTGCGATGGAATGGCAGGTCTCGGCCGACCGGTCGAAGCAACTGCGCGAGATCACCGATGAGGCGAAGAAGGCCGACACGCTGATCCTCGCGACCGACCCGGACCGCGAAGGCGAGGCGATCAGCTGGCATCTGGCCGAGGTGCTCCGGAACAAGAAGGCGCTTCCGGCGACCGTCCAGCGAGTTGCGTTCAACGCGATCACCAAGTCCGCGGTGACCGAGGCGATGGCGCATCCGCGCGAGCTCGATGTCGACCTGATCGACGCTTACAAGGCGCGACGGGCGCTCGACTATCTGGTCGGGTTTACCCTGTCGCCGATCCTGTGGCGGAAGCTTCCTGGCGCGAAGTCGGCCGGTCGAGTGCAGTCGGTTGCGCTTCGGCTGATCGTCGACCGCGAGCGCGAGATCGAGCTGTTCCGGCCGCAGGAATATTGGTCGGTCACCGCCAGCTTCGAAGCCGACGGGCAGGGCTTCACTGCCCGCCTGGTCGAGTTCGACGGCCAGAAGATCGACCGGCTGACAATCGGCAACCAAGGCGATGCCGAGCGCGCCAAGGCTGCTGTCGAGGCGGGCCGGTTCACCGTCGTGTCGGTCGAGACCAAGCCTTTCTCGCGCAACCCGCCGCCGCCCTTCACTACCTCGACCCTGCAGCAGGAGGCGGCGCGAAAGCTAGGCTTCGCCGCGAGCCACACGATGCGCGTGGCGCAGGGACTCTATGAGCAGGGGCTGATCACCTACATGCGAACCGACGGCGTCGACATGGCGCCCGAAGCGATCAGCGCTGCACGGCGGGCGATCGCCGACCGCTACGACGCCGGTTACGTTCCGGACAAGCCGCGGATTTACACCACCAAAGCCAAAAACGCTCAGGAAGCGCACGAAGCGATCCGGCCGACGGACTTCTCGCAGCGGCACGCGGCTTCCGGCGACCACGCGCGGCTGTACGAGCTGGTCTACAACCGCGCGCTTGCGAGCCAGATGGCCTCGGCTCGGCTGGAGCGGACGACGGTGGAATTGTGCGACGGAGCGGGCAGGGCGGCGCTTCGGGCGACTGGTCAGGCCGTCCTCTTCCCCGGCTATCTCGCGCTTTACGAAGAGGGACGCGACGAGAAGGCCGAAGACGATGAATCGGCGCGTATGCCCGTGCTTCGCGAAGGCGATTCCCCGGCCAAGACGGGAGTGGAGGCGACCCAGCATTTCACCCAGCCGCCGCCGCGCTATTCGGAAGCGAGCCTGGTCAAGCGCCTCGAGGAACTTGGGATCGGCCGTCCATCGACCTACGCATCGATCCTCCAGACGCTTAAAGACCGCGAATATGTCCGGGTCGAAAAGGCGCGGTTCGTCCCCGAGGAGAGCGGGCGGCTGGTGACGGCCTTCCTGGAGCGGTTCTTCGAGAAATATGTCAGCTACGATTACACGGCCGAGCTCGAGGAGGAGCTGGACGACGTTTCCGGCGGCCGCCTCAACTGGCAGAAATTGCTCGACGAATTCTGGCGCGACTTTCGGCCCAAGGCGGGCGAGGTCATGGAACAAAAGCCGTCGGAGATCACCGCCGCGCTCGACGAGTTCCTTGCTCCTTGGCTTTATCCGCCGCGCGAGGATGGATCCGATCCGCGGCTCTGCCCGCAATGCGGCAACGGCCGCCTGTCGCTTCGCGGCGGCAAGTTCGGAGCGTTCATCGCCTGCTCCAACTACCCCGAGTGCAAATATACGCAGAAGTTCGGCCAGGCCGGAGGCGAGGGTCAGGCCGGTGATGGTCCGCAGGACCTCGGCAACGGGATCGAGCTCAAAAGCGGGCGCTTCGGGCCCTATCTCGAGCGCGACGGCAAAAGGGCCTCGGTCCCCAAGGATGTGCCGCTTGACACCGTGACGACCGACATCGCCGAGCAATTGCTCTCGCTGCCGCGCGAGATCGGGATGCATCCGGAGAGCGGAAAGCCGATCGTCGCGTCGATCGGGCGGTACGGGCCGTACCTTGCCCATGACGGCAAATATGCGCGGCTCGGATCAACCGCCGAAGTGTTCGAAACGGGCATGAACGCCGCGGTCGTCAAGCTGGCCGAAGCGGCGGCCGCTGCCGGCGCGCGCTCTGGTGGCGCCCGCGAACCGATTGCCGTGCTTGGCGCTCATCCGCAGAGCGGCAAGGAGATCAAGGTGATGGCCGGACGCTACGGCCCCTACGCCAGCGACGGTACGACCCACGCCACCTTGCCGAAGGGCACCGAGCCGACGTCGGTGGCTCTCGACCAGGCGGTCGAGCTGATCGACGCTCGTGCTGCCAAGGGTCCGGCGAAGAAGAGCCGCGGCGGCGGCCGACGGAAGAAGAAAGCCTAG
- a CDS encoding HesA/MoeB/ThiF family protein: protein MSDLSDSELDRYARHIVLPQLGGIGQRKLKASKVVVIGAGGIGSAAIPALAGAGIGKLTIVDDGEVERSNLQRQTIFRDDQIGQPKAELASAFASALNPNIEVVGARQHLEGGNVESLIGGHDLVLDGSDNFATRLTVSDAATRLRVPLVSAAAVQFQGQVGLYRGWEPDKPCYRCFVGDAFDSDDCDTCAEQGVLGALSATVGSFAALMAVGSIARIGPDVAGSLFLFDGLTLDWRKIRLPKNPGCKACG, encoded by the coding sequence GTGAGCGACCTCAGCGACTCTGAGCTCGACCGCTACGCGCGGCACATCGTCCTGCCGCAGCTTGGCGGAATCGGCCAGCGTAAGCTCAAGGCGTCCAAGGTCGTCGTCATCGGCGCCGGAGGCATTGGAAGCGCGGCCATCCCGGCGCTCGCCGGCGCTGGAATCGGCAAGCTGACGATCGTCGACGACGGCGAGGTCGAACGGTCCAACCTCCAGCGCCAGACGATCTTCCGCGACGACCAGATCGGCCAACCCAAGGCCGAGCTTGCCAGCGCCTTCGCCAGTGCCCTCAACCCCAACATCGAAGTCGTCGGCGCCAGGCAGCACCTCGAAGGCGGCAATGTGGAAAGCCTGATCGGCGGACACGACCTAGTGCTGGACGGCAGCGACAATTTCGCGACCCGGCTGACGGTCAGCGATGCGGCGACACGACTGCGCGTCCCGCTCGTCTCGGCAGCCGCGGTCCAGTTCCAGGGGCAGGTGGGGCTTTACCGCGGATGGGAGCCAGACAAGCCCTGCTACCGCTGCTTCGTCGGCGATGCGTTCGACAGCGACGATTGCGACACATGCGCCGAGCAAGGCGTGCTCGGGGCGCTTTCGGCGACGGTCGGCAGCTTCGCCGCCCTGATGGCGGTCGGCTCCATCGCACGGATCGGCCCGGATGTTGCCGGAAGCCTGTTCCTGTTCGACGGGCTGACTCTCGATTGGCGGAAGATCCGGCTTCCGAAAAATCCCGGCTGCAAGGCCTGCGGCTAG
- the dut gene encoding dUTP diphosphatase, giving the protein MIEIKLSRLPHGEGLPLPRYASEDAVGLDVTSAEELVLRPGERHAVATGFAIEIPRGYEVQVRPRSGLAIKNGITCLNTPGTIDSDYRGEIKVILINLGQEPFEVRRGERIAQLVPAPVLRADFVEAGELGETARGTGGFGSTGR; this is encoded by the coding sequence ATGATCGAGATAAAGCTGTCCCGGCTGCCGCACGGCGAAGGCCTCCCGCTTCCGCGCTATGCGAGCGAGGACGCGGTCGGGCTCGACGTCACTTCCGCCGAGGAGTTGGTTCTCCGGCCCGGCGAGCGGCACGCAGTGGCGACCGGTTTCGCGATCGAAATCCCGCGCGGTTACGAGGTACAGGTGCGGCCTCGCTCCGGCCTTGCGATCAAGAACGGCATCACGTGCCTCAACACTCCCGGCACCATCGACAGCGACTATCGCGGCGAGATCAAGGTGATCCTGATCAACCTGGGCCAGGAACCGTTCGAGGTCCGTCGCGGCGAGCGCATCGCCCAGTTGGTGCCGGCGCCGGTACTTCGTGCAGATTTCGTCGAGGCCGGCGAGCTCGGGGAAACTGCGCGGGGAACGGGCGGGTTCGGCTCGACCGGGCGGTGA
- the ubiB gene encoding 2-polyprenylphenol 6-hydroxylase, producing MTTSVTHVWRLLKWGRTLARHGALTGIENDPRTPRQARRLARIARFGAGVRGTPDYAAAMQDIGPAAIKLGQTLSTRPDLIGVAAADNLSLLQDNLPPAPFAKIKAEIERSFEAPLEQLFSSFDPKPVGAASIAQVHRAVTTEGRDVAVKVLRPGIEEEFARAIDTYEWTAAQVESFGDEAARLRPRLVVAQFKQWTARELDLQREGASASELKENMVAEPNYYVPEIDWRRTARRVLTLEWLEGTKLNDRDALVAEGQDCKALAATIVRSFLRQAIVDGFFHADLHHGNLFALPDGRIAAIDFGIMGRIDRQARVWLAEILYGLITGDYRRVAEIHFEAQYVPVHHSVDEFATALRAAGEPIRGLPVKEISVGRMLESLFSITRDFDMPTQPHLLLLQKSIVMNEGIASKLDPDINMWETSEPFLREWMRSELGPEAYYADRIIETVRAVKRIPDLINRLDQYYPPAGGAPPPPPLPEIAIIETDRWWGYGVAAVLGAAVAAFALFLLG from the coding sequence TTGACCACGTCGGTCACCCACGTCTGGCGGCTGCTGAAGTGGGGGCGCACCCTCGCCCGGCACGGCGCGCTGACCGGTATCGAGAACGATCCGAGGACTCCCCGGCAGGCGCGGCGCCTCGCCCGGATTGCCCGCTTCGGGGCAGGCGTTCGGGGCACGCCCGACTATGCGGCAGCGATGCAGGATATCGGGCCGGCGGCGATCAAGCTCGGGCAGACGCTTTCGACCAGGCCCGACCTGATCGGGGTCGCGGCGGCCGACAATCTATCGCTGCTCCAGGACAACCTTCCCCCTGCGCCCTTCGCCAAGATCAAGGCCGAAATCGAACGTTCGTTCGAAGCTCCGCTAGAGCAGCTGTTCAGCTCGTTCGACCCGAAGCCGGTCGGCGCAGCCTCCATCGCCCAGGTCCACCGCGCCGTCACGACCGAAGGACGCGACGTCGCCGTGAAGGTTCTTCGCCCGGGCATCGAGGAGGAATTCGCCCGCGCGATCGATACCTACGAATGGACGGCCGCCCAGGTGGAATCCTTCGGCGACGAAGCCGCCCGGCTCCGCCCGAGGCTGGTCGTCGCCCAGTTCAAGCAGTGGACCGCCCGCGAGCTCGACCTTCAGCGCGAGGGCGCTTCCGCGTCCGAGCTGAAGGAGAACATGGTCGCCGAGCCGAACTATTACGTGCCGGAAATCGACTGGCGTCGGACGGCGCGACGAGTGCTGACGCTCGAATGGCTCGAAGGCACCAAGCTCAACGACCGCGACGCGCTCGTCGCCGAGGGTCAGGACTGCAAGGCGCTGGCGGCGACGATCGTCCGGTCCTTCCTTCGCCAGGCGATCGTCGACGGATTCTTCCACGCCGATCTCCACCACGGCAATCTGTTCGCGCTTCCCGACGGCCGGATTGCGGCGATCGACTTCGGCATCATGGGCCGGATCGACCGCCAGGCGCGGGTCTGGCTCGCCGAGATTCTCTACGGCCTCATCACGGGCGATTACCGCCGCGTCGCCGAAATCCATTTCGAGGCGCAATATGTTCCCGTGCACCATAGCGTCGACGAATTCGCAACTGCCCTTCGAGCGGCTGGCGAGCCGATCCGCGGCTTGCCCGTGAAAGAGATTTCGGTCGGACGGATGCTGGAAAGCCTGTTCTCGATCACCCGCGATTTCGACATGCCGACCCAACCTCACCTGCTGCTTCTGCAGAAGTCGATCGTGATGAACGAGGGGATCGCGAGCAAGCTCGATCCCGACATCAACATGTGGGAAACCTCCGAGCCCTTCCTTCGCGAATGGATGCGCTCCGAGCTCGGGCCCGAGGCTTATTACGCAGACCGGATCATCGAAACCGTGCGCGCGGTGAAGCGGATCCCCGACCTCATCAATCGTCTCGACCAATATTATCCGCCGGCGGGCGGAGCACCGCCCCCTCCCCCGCTGCCGGAGATCGCCATCATCGAGACCGACCGCTGGTGGGGCTATGGCGTCGCGGCCGTCCTCGGCGCAGCGGTGGCGGCATTTGCGCTGTTTCTGCTAGGCTGA
- a CDS encoding class I SAM-dependent methyltransferase yields the protein MTDKVNFGDQLVSPDEKTRRVGHVFSSVARRYDLMNDLMSGGLHRRWKDRFVARVKPRAGEHILDMAGGTGDVAFRMAERGAHVTVADINSDMLAVGMERAEQRGLKGLAWKQENAEGLTFEDSSFDAYTIAFGIRNVTDIPAALKEAHRVLRRGGRFFCLEFSTSDWPGFADIYDRYSSKLIPRIGKVVTRDEESYRYLVESIRRFPKSEKFRRMIADSGFERTSAEPILGGLVCIHSGWRI from the coding sequence ATGACAGATAAGGTGAACTTCGGAGACCAATTGGTCAGCCCCGACGAGAAGACTCGCCGGGTGGGCCATGTCTTCAGCTCGGTGGCGAGGCGCTACGACCTCATGAACGACCTGATGTCGGGCGGGCTTCACCGGCGCTGGAAGGACCGGTTCGTCGCCCGGGTGAAGCCGCGTGCGGGGGAGCATATCCTCGACATGGCCGGCGGCACCGGCGACGTCGCCTTCCGCATGGCCGAGCGGGGAGCGCACGTAACCGTTGCCGACATAAACTCGGACATGCTCGCGGTCGGGATGGAACGGGCCGAGCAACGGGGCCTGAAAGGCCTCGCGTGGAAGCAGGAGAATGCCGAAGGCCTCACCTTCGAGGATTCGAGCTTCGATGCCTATACGATCGCGTTCGGCATCAGGAACGTCACCGACATTCCCGCCGCGCTGAAGGAAGCTCATCGCGTGCTCAGGCGCGGCGGGCGCTTCTTCTGCCTGGAATTTTCCACCAGCGACTGGCCCGGATTCGCCGATATCTACGACAGATATTCGAGCAAGCTGATTCCGCGGATCGGCAAGGTCGTCACCCGCGACGAGGAGAGCTATCGCTACCTCGTCGAATCCATCCGCCGCTTCCCGAAATCGGAGAAATTCCGGCGGATGATCGCGGATTCGGGTTTCGAGCGTACCAGCGCCGAGCCGATCCTCGGCGGCCTCGTGTGCATCCACTCCGGCTGGCGAATTTGA
- the mutM gene encoding bifunctional DNA-formamidopyrimidine glycosylase/DNA-(apurinic or apyrimidinic site) lyase — MPELPEVETTVRGLEKVLLGRRIARVELRRADLRRAFPPDLGQRLTGSTVTSLGRRGKFGLISTDRGDTLVFHLGMSGKWRVDPAEIHPHDHLLIETDEGRRLALNDPRRFGSVDLVSSDKVEAWRPIGELGAEPTDLDSRELLARLRGRSAPIKSLLLDQRLIAGLGNIYACEALHRAHINPRSAAGRLSLQRVERLVTAIGEVIDEAIEAGGSTLRDYARPDGELGYFSKRFAVYDREGKACACGGTVRRIVQGGRSTFYCGRCQR; from the coding sequence GTGCCCGAGCTTCCCGAAGTCGAAACGACCGTCCGAGGTCTGGAGAAGGTGCTGCTTGGGCGCAGGATCGCTCGAGTCGAGCTTCGCCGCGCCGACCTTCGGCGAGCCTTCCCGCCCGATCTCGGTCAGCGGCTGACCGGCTCGACGGTCACCTCTCTCGGCCGGCGCGGAAAGTTCGGCCTCATCTCAACCGACCGCGGCGACACTTTGGTCTTTCACTTGGGAATGTCGGGCAAGTGGCGAGTCGATCCCGCCGAGATCCACCCGCACGACCACCTCCTGATCGAGACGGATGAAGGGCGTCGGCTGGCTCTGAACGACCCGCGGCGGTTCGGCTCCGTCGACCTGGTGAGCAGCGACAAAGTCGAGGCTTGGCGACCGATCGGCGAGCTTGGAGCGGAGCCCACGGACCTCGACTCGCGCGAGCTGCTCGCCAGGCTTCGCGGCCGAAGCGCCCCGATCAAGTCGTTGCTGCTCGACCAGAGGCTGATCGCGGGGCTCGGCAATATCTATGCCTGCGAGGCGCTTCACCGAGCGCACATCAACCCTCGCAGCGCCGCGGGGCGCCTGTCGCTGCAGCGGGTCGAGCGGCTCGTAACCGCAATCGGCGAGGTCATCGACGAGGCAATCGAAGCCGGCGGCTCGACGCTTCGCGATTATGCGAGGCCGGACGGCGAGCTCGGCTATTTCTCCAAGCGATTCGCGGTGTACGACCGCGAAGGGAAGGCCTGTGCGTGCGGCGGGACGGTCCGGCGGATCGTTCAGGGCGGTCGGTCGACCTTTTACTGTGGCCGGTGCCAGCGCTAG